A region from the Methanofollis sp. genome encodes:
- a CDS encoding dihydroorotate dehydrogenase electron transfer subunit: MTEIPTMPVPVTIKAIVQETPSIRTFYFDPAIPSSPGQFVMVWVPGIDEIPMALSSGHSITVQKVGDATSALFAMQVGDRLGIRGPLGNGFTVSGKTLAIGGGVGAAPLLNLVSAGQVSTFLLGARTKDELLFAPLIRAACTLRIATDDGTDGRHGFVTDLMDEIDLSDYDHICVCGPEIMMVKVLDRLQKAGIAERGQFSLHRYMKCGIGVCGSCATDPHGLRVCRDGPVFTGDSLLETEFGKYTRDASGRRVHFPPLHPEAPKKPETKEE; this comes from the coding sequence ATGACTGAGATCCCCACGATGCCGGTGCCGGTGACGATCAAGGCGATCGTGCAGGAGACCCCATCGATCAGGACCTTCTACTTCGACCCGGCCATTCCGTCCTCGCCCGGCCAGTTCGTGATGGTCTGGGTGCCGGGCATCGACGAGATCCCGATGGCCCTCTCCTCAGGCCACTCAATCACCGTCCAGAAGGTGGGGGACGCCACCTCGGCCCTCTTCGCGATGCAGGTCGGCGACCGCCTCGGCATCCGCGGGCCTCTCGGCAACGGGTTCACCGTGAGCGGGAAGACTCTCGCGATCGGCGGCGGCGTCGGCGCCGCTCCTCTCCTCAACCTCGTCTCGGCAGGACAGGTGAGCACCTTCCTTCTCGGAGCGCGGACGAAAGACGAACTCCTCTTCGCCCCGCTGATCAGGGCGGCGTGCACCCTGCGCATCGCCACAGACGACGGGACTGACGGACGCCACGGCTTTGTCACCGACCTGATGGACGAGATCGACCTTTCCGACTACGACCATATCTGCGTCTGCGGCCCGGAGATCATGATGGTGAAGGTGCTCGACCGTCTCCAGAAGGCGGGCATCGCGGAGCGCGGCCAGTTCTCCCTCCACCGGTACATGAAGTGCGGCATCGGCGTCTGCGGGTCCTGCGCCACCGACCCGCACGGCCTGCGGGTCTGTCGGGACGGCCCGGTCTTCACCGGGGACAGTCTCCTCGAGACCGAGTTCGGGAAATATACACGCGACGCCAGCGGCCGCAGGGTCCACTTCCCGCCGCTCCACCCCGAAGCTCCGAAAAAGCCGGAGACGAAGGAAGAATAA
- a CDS encoding lactate dehydrogenase, with amino-acid sequence MTSLAVIGTGRVGGEVAFLAAAQGLVDDLILCDAVKPLERAQVLDIGHAAFDVSIGTDPALIRDADICVFTAGSPRTPDVRTRADLLSANLPVLGDCCRHLGSFGGVLITVTNPMDVNNYYLSHCLDLEPSRCIGFGGQLDSARFVYRLAEDGVHAPDALVLGEHGEHQVPVFSRLSVPVPGEQRDAVLAHLRGASMEVIKGKGGTVFGPAAHIVRLIEAALGRRPDEVIPCSCIVDGEYGLSGLSLGLPARIGREGIRKIVEWDLDSWERQKLEEAASFIGKLCRDIHV; translated from the coding sequence ATGACCAGCCTCGCTGTGATCGGAACCGGCAGAGTCGGCGGCGAAGTCGCATTTCTTGCCGCAGCGCAGGGGCTCGTCGACGACCTCATCCTCTGCGACGCCGTCAAGCCCCTCGAACGCGCGCAGGTCCTTGATATCGGACACGCGGCCTTCGACGTCTCGATCGGGACCGACCCCGCCCTCATCAGGGACGCGGACATCTGCGTGTTTACCGCGGGCAGCCCGAGAACTCCCGACGTCAGGACGCGGGCAGACCTCCTCTCCGCAAACCTCCCTGTTCTCGGTGACTGCTGCCGCCACCTCGGCTCCTTCGGCGGCGTCCTTATCACCGTCACCAACCCCATGGACGTGAACAACTACTACCTCAGCCACTGCCTCGACCTCGAACCGTCGCGGTGCATCGGTTTCGGCGGGCAACTCGACAGCGCTCGCTTCGTGTACAGGCTGGCAGAAGACGGCGTGCATGCCCCAGACGCCCTGGTCCTCGGCGAGCACGGGGAACATCAGGTCCCGGTCTTCTCCCGCCTCAGCGTCCCCGTCCCCGGGGAGCAGCGCGACGCGGTGCTCGCCCATCTCAGGGGTGCGAGCATGGAGGTGATCAAGGGAAAGGGCGGCACGGTCTTCGGGCCCGCCGCGCATATCGTCAGGCTGATCGAAGCGGCGCTCGGCAGACGGCCCGACGAGGTGATCCCGTGCTCATGCATTGTCGACGGTGAATACGGCCTTTCAGGTCTTTCTCTCGGCCTCCCTGCCAGGATCGGCAGGGAAGGAATCAGGAAGATCGTCGAATGGGACCTTGACTCATGGGAAAGGCAGAAACTCGAAGAAGCGGCATCGTTCATCGGGAAACTCTGCAGGGATATCCATGTCTGA
- a CDS encoding cupin domain-containing protein yields MKKQNIAEVFENGAMLFPTHELEAKDAPWYQHPEWKGVFLKDLVLGNDTGDAFSYHLVRVQGGCEVGDHVHSDQWEWNAILRGSGVFVFDEKEIPFQPGYTFATPPGVRHMVSAGSEELMLLAVFIPRG; encoded by the coding sequence ATGAAAAAACAAAACATCGCTGAGGTCTTTGAGAATGGCGCTATGCTCTTCCCGACCCATGAACTGGAGGCGAAAGATGCGCCGTGGTATCAGCACCCTGAGTGGAAGGGGGTCTTCTTAAAGGATCTCGTTCTGGGAAATGATACCGGAGATGCCTTCAGTTACCATCTTGTCCGTGTACAGGGTGGCTGCGAGGTTGGCGATCATGTCCACAGTGACCAGTGGGAGTGGAACGCGATTCTCAGGGGATCCGGGGTCTTTGTCTTCGATGAGAAGGAGATCCCTTTTCAACCGGGCTATACCTTTGCAACGCCTCCGGGTGTCCGTCACATGGTCAGTGCCGGCAGTGAGGAACTGATGCTCCTCGCAGTGTTTATCCCGCGGGGGTGA
- a CDS encoding DNA-directed DNA polymerase, which yields MSEKQATLFEAAQPGIRIAINQVEYTVSGTGPIVHIFGREPDGRAVHLQVTGVRPYFYAPVDEVAEMVAKKTLPSQVTAVDDPLYRSIKGEDLKRLYTFRPTDVRDIRDLYSHHFEADIPFATRYMIDAGLTGGAEAPAEIADQTEVSPAEVEAPARLCFIDIECEDVRGFPEPGRDAIICITAWDSFDDAYSTFLYASAGTSPQFSEEWTAKNGCLWKGKSRHTVCSYPTEVEMLKAFVAYIREKDPDILSGWNFTDFDFPYITGRMQALRLNPADLSRLPGMTERAAVRGRALFDLLTAYKKLQPSQKESYRLDAIAEEEVGERKVRYTGTVSGLWADDPEKLVEYNCTDVELCVRINEKNNIVDFYRMIARYVGVPLDRTLNSSNVIDIYILRKAHGKFVLPSKGNVVADEFEGATVFEPSLGVKENVVVLDLKSLYPMAMMTINASPETKDPAGELTAPNGIRFRKEPDGLTRSILAELMTERDALKKRRNEHPYGSPGYTLLDLQQGVIKVIMNTYYGVSGYSRFRLYDREIGAAVTSVGRAIIGHTRQVITEMGYSVLYGDTDSCMVELPNAPLEETIAMARTIEARLNESYSVFARETLHADRHYFSIKFEKIYARFFQAGKKKRYAGHLVWKEGVEADKLDIVGFEMRRSDSPQITREVQEQILSLILKGAPLSEVKAFLGNVIRTYRRGGYSLDEAGIPGGIGKALEEYEIKDAHIRGAVYSNTYLGTDFKRGSKPKRIYIRSVTAKYPQTDVMDFEYADQVPPEFVVDWETMLEKTIKQPIERIIEPLGWTWTDVDPSRTTLFDFA from the coding sequence ATGTCTGAGAAACAGGCGACCCTCTTCGAGGCCGCACAGCCCGGCATCAGGATCGCGATCAACCAGGTGGAGTACACCGTCTCGGGCACAGGCCCGATCGTCCACATCTTCGGCCGCGAACCCGACGGCAGGGCCGTGCACCTCCAGGTGACAGGCGTGCGGCCGTATTTCTATGCGCCTGTCGACGAGGTTGCGGAGATGGTGGCAAAAAAAACCCTCCCCTCTCAGGTCACCGCGGTGGACGATCCCCTCTACCGCTCGATCAAGGGCGAGGACCTGAAACGCCTGTACACCTTCAGGCCGACGGACGTGCGCGACATCCGTGACCTCTACTCGCACCACTTCGAGGCCGACATCCCCTTTGCGACGCGCTATATGATCGACGCCGGCCTCACCGGCGGGGCCGAGGCGCCCGCGGAGATCGCCGACCAGACCGAGGTCTCCCCCGCGGAGGTCGAGGCCCCGGCACGCCTCTGTTTCATCGATATCGAGTGCGAGGACGTGCGGGGCTTCCCCGAACCCGGACGGGACGCCATCATCTGCATCACCGCCTGGGACTCCTTCGACGACGCGTACTCCACCTTCCTGTACGCCTCGGCCGGCACCTCGCCGCAGTTCTCCGAGGAATGGACCGCAAAGAACGGCTGCCTCTGGAAGGGTAAGAGCAGGCACACCGTCTGCTCGTACCCCACCGAAGTGGAGATGCTGAAGGCCTTCGTCGCCTATATCAGGGAGAAAGACCCCGACATCCTCTCCGGCTGGAACTTCACCGACTTCGACTTCCCCTACATCACCGGCAGGATGCAGGCACTCCGCCTCAACCCCGCCGACCTCTCCCGCCTCCCCGGAATGACCGAGCGGGCCGCGGTGCGTGGCCGGGCCCTCTTCGACCTCCTCACTGCCTACAAAAAACTCCAGCCCTCGCAGAAGGAGTCGTACCGCCTCGACGCCATCGCCGAGGAGGAGGTCGGCGAGAGGAAGGTCCGCTACACCGGCACGGTCAGCGGCCTCTGGGCCGACGACCCGGAGAAACTCGTCGAGTACAACTGCACAGACGTGGAACTCTGCGTGCGCATCAACGAGAAGAACAATATCGTGGACTTCTACAGGATGATCGCACGCTACGTCGGCGTACCCCTCGACCGCACCCTCAACTCCTCGAATGTCATCGACATCTACATCCTGAGAAAGGCGCACGGCAAGTTCGTCCTCCCATCCAAGGGAAACGTCGTCGCCGACGAGTTCGAGGGCGCCACCGTCTTCGAGCCCTCCCTCGGCGTGAAGGAGAACGTCGTCGTCCTCGACCTCAAGTCCCTGTACCCGATGGCGATGATGACCATCAATGCCTCGCCCGAGACCAAGGACCCGGCAGGCGAACTCACGGCGCCAAACGGCATCAGGTTCAGGAAGGAACCTGACGGACTGACCCGGAGCATCCTTGCAGAACTGATGACCGAGCGCGACGCCCTGAAAAAGCGCCGGAACGAGCACCCGTACGGCTCGCCAGGGTACACCCTCCTCGACCTCCAGCAGGGCGTGATCAAGGTGATCATGAACACCTACTACGGGGTCTCCGGTTATTCCCGGTTCAGGCTCTATGACCGGGAGATCGGCGCCGCTGTCACCTCGGTCGGCCGTGCGATCATCGGGCACACGCGGCAGGTGATCACCGAAATGGGCTACTCTGTGCTGTACGGGGACACAGACTCGTGCATGGTCGAACTCCCGAATGCACCCCTTGAGGAGACGATCGCAATGGCCCGCACGATCGAGGCGCGCCTCAATGAGAGTTACTCGGTCTTTGCCCGGGAAACCCTCCATGCCGACCGCCACTACTTCTCCATCAAGTTCGAGAAGATTTATGCCCGCTTCTTCCAGGCAGGCAAGAAGAAGCGGTACGCAGGCCACCTGGTCTGGAAGGAGGGAGTCGAGGCCGACAAACTCGACATCGTCGGTTTCGAGATGAGGAGGAGCGATTCGCCCCAGATCACGCGCGAGGTGCAGGAGCAGATCCTTTCCCTCATCCTGAAGGGGGCCCCGCTTTCCGAGGTGAAGGCCTTCCTCGGCAACGTGATCAGGACGTACCGCCGCGGCGGTTATTCCCTTGACGAGGCCGGGATCCCGGGCGGCATCGGGAAGGCGCTGGAGGAGTATGAGATCAAGGACGCGCATATCAGGGGTGCGGTCTACTCAAACACCTATCTTGGCACCGACTTCAAGAGGGGGAGCAAGCCAAAGAGGATCTATATCAGGTCGGTGACGGCGAAGTACCCCCAGACCGACGTGATGGACTTCGAGTACGCCGATCAGGTGCCGCCCGAGTTTGTGGTAGACTGGGAGACGATGCTTGAGAAGACGATCAAGCAACCGATCGAACGGATCATCGAGCCCCTGGGATGGACCTGGACCGACGTCGACCCTTCCCGGACGACGCTCTTCGACTTTGCGTGA
- a CDS encoding TIGR03557 family F420-dependent LLM class oxidoreductase, with product MKTKIGYFASLEQYKPRDALEQAVRAEKVGFDSIWADDHFHPWYHDNAQSAQAWAWMGAALEATKNIFFSTCITCPIIRYNPAIVAQTFATLRQMYPGRVGVAVGAGEAMNEVPVTGDWPSVPVRQDMTVEAIEVMRKLWESDTPVTFKGKYFTLDKAFLYTKPDDEVPLYFSGLGPKGAKLAGKYGDHLMTVAADPATLKNVTIPKFEEGAREAGKDPKKMEHAMLIWYSVDPDYDKAVEGNRFWAGCLVPSMFKYKVYDPKEVQLHANLVHPDVIKTNYMCATDAEGMIKEIERFKAAGIDHFCLGNSSPNVNLGIDVFKEVIPAVKD from the coding sequence ATGAAAACAAAAATTGGTTATTTTGCATCCCTGGAACAGTATAAGCCAAGGGACGCGCTTGAACAGGCAGTACGGGCTGAAAAGGTAGGATTCGATTCCATCTGGGCCGACGACCATTTCCACCCCTGGTATCATGACAATGCTCAGTCTGCTCAGGCATGGGCATGGATGGGTGCAGCACTGGAGGCAACGAAGAACATCTTCTTCTCAACCTGCATCACCTGCCCGATCATCAGGTACAACCCTGCGATTGTCGCCCAGACCTTTGCTACTCTCCGCCAGATGTATCCCGGGCGTGTGGGTGTTGCCGTGGGTGCCGGTGAGGCTATGAACGAGGTGCCGGTCACCGGCGACTGGCCGAGTGTTCCGGTGCGTCAGGACATGACCGTCGAAGCGATTGAGGTCATGCGCAAACTCTGGGAGAGCGACACACCTGTCACCTTCAAGGGCAAGTACTTCACCCTCGACAAGGCGTTCCTGTACACCAAGCCCGACGACGAGGTCCCCCTTTACTTCAGCGGTCTTGGTCCCAAGGGTGCGAAACTTGCCGGGAAATACGGCGACCACCTCATGACCGTTGCGGCTGATCCGGCAACCCTCAAGAACGTCACCATCCCGAAGTTCGAGGAGGGCGCACGTGAGGCAGGAAAGGACCCGAAAAAGATGGAGCATGCCATGCTCATCTGGTACTCGGTCGATCCCGACTATGACAAGGCCGTCGAGGGCAACCGCTTCTGGGCCGGATGTCTTGTCCCCTCCATGTTCAAGTACAAGGTCTATGACCCCAAGGAAGTCCAGCTCCACGCGAACCTTGTCCATCCCGATGTCATCAAGACGAATTATATGTGCGCAACCGATGCCGAGGGTATGATCAAGGAGATCGAGAGATTCAAGGCGGCCGGTATCGACCACTTCTGTCTTGGCAACTCCAGCCCCAACGTCAACCTGGGCATCGACGTCTTCAAGGAAGTCATCCCTGCTGTAAAGGACTGA
- a CDS encoding dihydroorotate dehydrogenase has product MITLKPGDVEAGGVGLRNHLILAAGVLGTTGASLSRMLRLGAGGVVTKSIGPAPNAGHHGPCLIRTDCGLLNAMGLPNPSKNFVEELEPLKGEPVVASIFGGNPEEFKEVAGWFAGQAQAFELNVSCPHAEGYGAAIGTDPETVLECTRAVASYGLPVWVKLTPNVTDITTIGKAAEQGGASAIVAVNTVRAMRISTELRLPVLGHKSGGLSGKAIFPVAVKCVWDLYEACSIPIIGCGGVSTANDVVEMMMAGAQAVEIGSAVVDDVRVFERIGRDLYAKDGHAADEIVGAAHHD; this is encoded by the coding sequence ATGATTACCCTCAAACCTGGCGATGTCGAGGCGGGCGGCGTCGGCCTGAGAAACCACCTCATCCTTGCGGCCGGCGTCCTCGGGACGACCGGCGCCTCACTCTCACGGATGCTCAGGCTCGGTGCCGGCGGCGTGGTCACGAAGTCCATCGGCCCCGCGCCCAATGCGGGCCACCACGGCCCCTGCCTGATCAGGACGGACTGCGGACTGCTCAATGCGATGGGCCTCCCGAACCCGTCGAAGAACTTTGTCGAGGAACTGGAGCCCCTCAAGGGCGAACCGGTGGTCGCGAGCATCTTCGGCGGCAATCCCGAGGAGTTCAAAGAGGTCGCCGGGTGGTTCGCCGGGCAGGCGCAGGCCTTCGAACTGAACGTGAGTTGCCCGCATGCCGAGGGGTACGGGGCGGCGATCGGGACTGATCCGGAGACGGTGCTCGAGTGCACGCGGGCGGTCGCCTCGTACGGCCTGCCGGTCTGGGTCAAACTCACCCCGAATGTCACCGACATCACGACCATCGGGAAGGCGGCAGAGCAGGGCGGGGCGAGCGCGATCGTGGCCGTCAATACGGTGCGGGCGATGCGGATCTCCACCGAACTCCGCCTGCCTGTCCTCGGCCACAAATCGGGCGGGCTTTCCGGGAAGGCGATCTTCCCCGTCGCGGTGAAGTGTGTCTGGGACCTGTACGAGGCCTGTTCCATCCCGATCATCGGGTGCGGCGGGGTCTCGACGGCCAACGACGTCGTCGAGATGATGATGGCCGGTGCGCAGGCGGTCGAGATCGGGAGTGCGGTCGTCGACGACGTGCGGGTCTTCGAGCGGATCGGGCGGGATCTGTATGCAAAGGACGGCCATGCGGCCGACGAGATCGTGGGGGCGGCGCACCATGACTGA
- a CDS encoding ketopantoate reductase family protein codes for MKVLILGAGAVGLSLAARLSRYCDVHAVCRKRHADAIAERGFQMTGLWGEGTLHFSASDTVPEGERYDYIFITSKSLATRSVCEEFADVIRDTETVSLQNGIGNEEIVAAYTDHVIGGTIITGFEWTGDASVHVSVVGGPMKLGRFPDGPDPKVDALVALVEKAGIPVEGSSHIRGDLWAKTLYNSALNPLGALMSVPYGKLLHPMTWGIIEHVVREAFAVMAREGVRVPWSTAEDYLAYLHDVQVPSTAEHHASMLQDIKHGHLTEIDFMNGEIAARATKYGILAPYNNCITKLMHFRESLLG; via the coding sequence ATGAAAGTGCTGATACTCGGAGCCGGTGCGGTCGGGCTCTCCCTTGCGGCCAGGCTCTCCAGGTACTGCGATGTCCATGCCGTCTGCAGAAAGCGGCATGCCGATGCGATCGCAGAGCGCGGTTTTCAGATGACCGGCCTCTGGGGCGAGGGGACATTACATTTCTCCGCCTCGGATACGGTGCCCGAAGGCGAGCGCTACGACTATATCTTCATCACCTCCAAGTCGCTTGCCACCAGGTCGGTCTGCGAGGAGTTCGCCGACGTGATCCGGGACACCGAGACTGTCAGCCTCCAGAACGGCATCGGGAACGAGGAGATCGTCGCGGCGTACACCGACCATGTGATCGGCGGCACGATCATCACCGGCTTCGAGTGGACAGGGGACGCCTCCGTCCATGTCTCGGTCGTGGGCGGCCCGATGAAACTCGGCCGCTTCCCCGACGGCCCCGACCCGAAGGTCGACGCCCTCGTCGCCCTTGTCGAGAAGGCAGGCATCCCTGTCGAGGGGAGCAGCCATATCAGGGGCGACCTCTGGGCGAAAACCCTGTACAACTCGGCCCTCAACCCCCTCGGCGCCCTGATGAGCGTCCCGTACGGGAAACTCCTCCACCCCATGACCTGGGGGATCATCGAGCACGTTGTCAGGGAGGCCTTCGCCGTCATGGCGCGGGAGGGTGTCCGCGTCCCCTGGTCAACGGCAGAGGACTACCTCGCATATCTTCATGACGTGCAGGTGCCGAGCACGGCAGAGCACCACGCCTCCATGCTCCAGGACATCAAGCACGGGCATCTGACCGAGATCGACTTCATGAACGGCGAGATTGCCGCACGCGCGACGAAGTACGGCATACTTGCTCCGTACAACAACTGTATCACAAAGCTGATGCACTTCCGCGAGTCACTTCTGGGGTAA
- a CDS encoding molybdenum cofactor guanylyltransferase: MRTGIVLVGGEGRRAGGVEKYLFEFCGKTFIERLLETLRGVVDEIVIVARNREQCARFAGFEDVVCISDLRPGLGPIGGLHAGCLAAHGEALFVVACDMPCINGGVINALFDGLDDFDAAIPFWNEEMYEPLHAVYRRSAVMDYLREHESLSLRAMIRSLNARYMDVESFREMDPDLLTFMNINHIHDLEKFRAQFEVKTGPGSRTDT; this comes from the coding sequence ATGCGGACGGGCATCGTGCTGGTGGGCGGCGAGGGGCGCCGGGCCGGGGGCGTGGAGAAGTATCTCTTCGAGTTCTGCGGCAAGACGTTCATCGAACGGCTCCTGGAGACCCTGAGGGGGGTGGTCGACGAGATTGTCATCGTGGCACGGAACAGGGAGCAGTGCGCCCGTTTTGCCGGCTTCGAGGATGTCGTCTGCATCTCCGACCTCAGGCCGGGTCTCGGCCCCATCGGCGGCCTCCATGCCGGGTGCCTTGCGGCGCACGGCGAGGCGCTCTTTGTCGTTGCCTGCGACATGCCCTGCATCAACGGCGGGGTGATTAACGCCCTTTTTGACGGTCTCGACGATTTCGACGCTGCCATCCCCTTCTGGAACGAGGAGATGTACGAGCCCCTCCATGCCGTCTACCGCCGCTCGGCGGTCATGGACTACCTCAGGGAGCACGAGTCCCTCTCCCTGCGGGCGATGATCCGGAGTCTCAACGCACGATATATGGATGTGGAGTCTTTCCGGGAAATGGACCCTGACCTCCTCACTTTCATGAACATCAACCATATCCACGACCTGGAGAAGTTCAGGGCCCAGTTCGAGGTGAAAACCGGGCCAGGGTCGAGGACTGATACCTGA
- a CDS encoding transposase, translating to MRKAHRYRLYPSKSQVALLEQTLEICRWVYNDTLALRKNAWEQEQHSISLYETNRILTQWKKERSELSTVYSQVLQNVQMRVDLAFKAFFQRVKAGEKEPGFPRFKGKGRYDSITYKQSGFKLNGDRLHLSKIGDVKVVLHCPVEGTIKTLTIRRSLTGKWYACFSVEYEPTPAPQKETVVGIDVGLESFATLSNGEKIENPRFFRTDEKALAKAQRKLSKAEKGTPERKKARKIVAHIHERIANRRLNFAHQTSRQLVDRFGTIVFEDLNITNMQKRGRDATRQAPRADNAPRRVVMPNHHLAKSIADVAWNMFIAITGSKAEDAGSRVILVNPRNTSQMCSRCGMIVAKTLSDRVHSCPHCGLVMDRDQNAAINIMRLGLQSQG from the coding sequence ATGCGTAAGGCACATCGGTATCGACTCTATCCCTCAAAGTCTCAGGTTGCTCTTCTGGAGCAAACGCTTGAGATCTGTCGGTGGGTCTATAACGATACGCTCGCATTGCGAAAGAACGCGTGGGAACAGGAGCAGCATTCCATCTCTCTCTATGAAACTAATAGGATCCTGACCCAATGGAAAAAGGAACGTTCTGAACTTTCTACGGTCTATTCTCAGGTTCTTCAGAATGTTCAGATGCGCGTTGATCTTGCCTTCAAAGCGTTTTTCCAACGGGTGAAAGCAGGCGAGAAAGAACCTGGATTCCCACGGTTCAAGGGGAAAGGACGGTACGACAGTATCACCTACAAACAGTCGGGGTTCAAACTCAATGGAGATCGTCTCCACCTCTCAAAGATCGGAGACGTGAAGGTCGTCCTCCACTGTCCGGTCGAAGGAACGATCAAGACGCTCACGATCAGGCGGTCTTTAACCGGGAAGTGGTATGCCTGCTTCTCGGTCGAATACGAACCCACTCCCGCACCGCAGAAGGAGACGGTAGTCGGGATCGATGTCGGGTTAGAGTCCTTCGCCACCCTCTCGAATGGAGAGAAGATCGAGAACCCCCGGTTCTTCCGCACCGACGAGAAAGCGCTTGCGAAAGCACAGAGGAAACTCTCAAAGGCAGAGAAAGGAACACCTGAACGGAAGAAAGCCAGAAAGATCGTCGCACACATCCACGAACGGATCGCCAACAGACGGCTCAATTTTGCTCATCAGACCTCCCGTCAACTGGTAGACCGGTTCGGGACGATTGTGTTCGAGGATCTGAATATCACAAACATGCAGAAACGCGGGCGTGACGCAACACGTCAGGCTCCGCGTGCTGACAACGCGCCGCGGCGCGTTGTCATGCCGAACCACCATCTGGCAAAAAGCATTGCAGATGTTGCCTGGAATATGTTCATCGCGATCACAGGGAGCAAAGCGGAGGATGCTGGCTCACGCGTGATCCTGGTGAACCCCAGGAATACGTCTCAAATGTGCTCCAGATGTGGAATGATCGTCGCAAAGACACTTTCTGATCGTGTCCACTCCTGCCCGCATTGTGGGCTGGTGATGGATCGCGACCAGAACGCGGCGATCAATATTATGAGATTGGGACTGCAATCTCAGGGGTAA
- a CDS encoding PAS domain S-box protein — MDENEDKYHRVLDLLQRQYPRGMSISAIARDVDMNRGSVSKYLEVLLSRGDVRMEPFGKSKVYTASQRVPFSDLFDYLSNAIVILDADLHILMVNKNFITTFGILRERHVMGRGLYDMGLQLFDDQSIRRNIERVRQSETFITEMQYIEDGTNRIFLIEFFPTVSYAGKPGIMISLKDITRWKKTEEALKNTEKKIRTIFETVPSGIIFFEADGTILNANQASLDLLGIKSFQDLMNANLFDISCYKEKIQGLILQAKVAEIELTCDFDRLRRGDLIPTTRSGVAYFFVVFAPIAMEGGGVPHEFAILFRDITAEKLARKELIFKETRYRSFFDNTCNGVLIYEPIDDGNEYLFKDINRATETILQMKKEDLIGKKLFEEFPDLPDPDVRDALIRVLTTEKPEFLAPLQYRKGKNFPWMSHYIFKLPSGEIASFMVDVSEAVREDAASRTRDYCSHR; from the coding sequence ATGGACGAGAACGAGGATAAATATCACAGGGTCTTAGACCTCCTTCAGAGGCAATATCCGCGGGGCATGTCTATCTCGGCCATCGCCAGGGACGTGGACATGAACCGCGGTTCTGTCTCCAAATACCTTGAGGTGCTCCTATCAAGAGGAGACGTGCGCATGGAACCCTTCGGCAAATCGAAGGTATACACCGCATCGCAGAGGGTGCCCTTTTCAGATCTTTTTGACTATCTTTCCAATGCCATCGTGATCCTTGATGCCGATCTCCACATTCTCATGGTGAATAAAAATTTTATCACGACATTTGGCATCCTCAGGGAACGGCATGTCATGGGCCGGGGCCTGTACGATATGGGCCTGCAGCTCTTCGACGACCAGTCTATCAGGCGGAATATTGAGAGGGTCAGGCAATCTGAGACTTTCATCACTGAGATGCAGTACATCGAGGACGGGACAAACCGGATCTTTCTCATCGAATTTTTCCCGACTGTCTCCTATGCCGGGAAACCCGGGATCATGATCAGCCTCAAGGACATTACCCGGTGGAAAAAGACGGAAGAAGCATTGAAGAACACTGAGAAGAAGATACGGACGATCTTTGAGACCGTTCCAAGTGGTATCATCTTCTTTGAGGCTGATGGAACGATTCTTAATGCGAACCAGGCCTCTCTGGACCTTCTGGGCATCAAAAGTTTTCAGGACCTGATGAATGCGAATTTATTCGATATCTCCTGCTATAAGGAGAAGATCCAGGGCCTGATCCTGCAGGCAAAGGTGGCTGAGATCGAACTTACCTGTGATTTTGATCGCCTGAGGAGAGGAGACCTGATCCCCACGACACGATCAGGGGTCGCGTATTTCTTTGTGGTCTTTGCCCCGATCGCTATGGAAGGTGGCGGTGTCCCGCACGAGTTTGCGATCCTGTTCAGGGACATTACTGCCGAAAAACTTGCCCGGAAGGAACTGATCTTCAAAGAAACCCGGTATAGGTCGTTCTTTGACAACACCTGCAATGGCGTCCTGATCTACGAGCCGATCGATGACGGCAACGAGTACCTCTTTAAAGATATCAACAGGGCGACTGAGACTATTCTACAGATGAAAAAGGAGGACCTGATCGGGAAAAAACTCTTTGAGGAGTTTCCTGACCTCCCGGATCCTGATGTCCGTGACGCGCTGATCCGGGTGCTTACCACGGAAAAACCCGAGTTCCTTGCGCCTCTCCAGTACAGGAAGGGGAAAAACTTCCCCTGGATGTCACATTATATCTTCAAACTCCCCTCAGGTGAGATCGCATCCTTTATGGTCGACGTCTCAGAGGCAGTGCGGGAGGACGCAGCCTCCCGGACGCGGGACTATTGTTCCCATAGGTGA